The genomic window TAACATATGTAATGTATATTCACTTCTTAAAATTAaaccataaaattattattttcatttaggaGTGATCAACTCCTTAAAAGCAATAGCAAAAAGAGTGTccttatcttttttatgaacaaattacTTTCAACTCGAATAACTTTACAACTATAAATTGAAACAagtatagttgtaaaaatatgaccttgaCCGcgcaaaatactttttatggtTGCAACTTGAATATTGTTTCGTATTCTTcaaagtttttcttctttattattttatccaatataaTGTAATGGATTGTgtatgaaagacgaagagtaataCTGATGATTTGTTATGGAGTTTTAAgtataagtcctttttggactttttGGATATATGTTACACATGCACTTGCAATATACTGAGTTGAATTTGTATTGTTTTCTGTCATCTTCGAGCTGCTCttatccaaaacatttttcaaattgtcaggattaccaggTTGATTTGAGGTTTTCTTTACTTAGTAACATTCCTACAGGTCATATTTTCTGAAACTCTAGTATTAATTACTtgttataattgatatttttataagacgATTAATTGCTATTAGTTCAAGCTATAAAAATCaacgattttatttttaaattaagaataaatgagttggtaattataactataataaacCCCCGTTTGTAGATGTAAATAAGCCTATGGAGGCCATTACAACCAAAAGTTTCTTGCATCgagaaagtttttataaaaaaaataaatgggaatATTTCAAGCAACTACCAAAATTTGGTTTCGGGTCTTTTATGCCCTCAAAATTGTcccaaagtttttaaatttaggtttttattttgtaacattcaaataaacttttaaaaatccgAACAAATTAAGTTATCTCTGCTACAAAATGGCACTAACGTTGTATTCGAGTTCAATACCCCAGCTCTTCATTATGCATACAAGGTCCCTTACTCAACATAAAGTAGGTACTTTATCCATCGAAATGCCtacttttgaattaataatcaaAGGGCTTGAGGGAAAAAATGTAAGGCTTAATGAGGATATAAGTCAATATTAACTCAAGGATaatgacactttttttaaactctctAAGGTAACATATGAgtcaaatcaattaatattacgGAAGTTTTTCACATAGCgtattaagtttataaaaatattgtgcaaatattcttcttttatcCATTCCTCATATACATTCTCTAGaacaaataactttaatttgagtaactaaaaatacataataaagattGCATATGTAACAATGTCAATTTTTTGGGCTTTtagattttgcaaaaaaactaaCGCTGTTCCTGCTTCTGTTCTTTTTTGAGCGTCAGAACGgacgaaaaatattttattcgctttttttattcctctcgAAATATATGTTACCCCAGGAACAAAGCTAAAACCAATTGGGGAAACAAGTACTGcatgatcaatatatatatatatatttttcaaatttagtggAAAATACTACTACTATTAATTTCACTAGATGTGCGAAGGATACAAATGAATGATTCTATAAGTAACAATACAACACCCCTCAGTACAAACAGTGAATTTAACGAAGGAAAGAAAACATCTCTTTAttgagaaaaacaataaaatgacgtcataagtaacattttgtaagaaaaagttttttcttagacaattaattagaataaacgCTGATCAAGTAGTGTTCGTTtcgttgaaaaatatataccgAATTGAAAAACTGGAAAATTGAATGAAGGaaagcaaataaattaataattgaatggaatttaatgaaaataacagATGAACAGAAAAAGTCTGCACAGGTCTAACAAGCAGATAATATACTTTACTTCAAGAGGGTTGGTTACATTTGATCTTTTGTTTATTGAAGATGCCTTTAAAGAAAAGTATGTTCcatttatcaattgaattatttaaacaactttttattagatttttggcaatttatatttgtatttgaaaaaaaaaaaaaattatgggtaagtgtagatatttttgtaattatctaCAAATTTGACCttctgataaaatattttataatcattcatTATATTGGAATGTTGAATCTCAAGGACATTTGATTCATATCAGCATCATCTTCggattcattttaattaaaaatgacaatttttatacaagatttttgatttgatgGAATGAAACTCATGTTCCCTAACAATATAAAAACCTCTCAAAATCCAGTGAAGGAGACTGAGTACATAAATGGTGATCCATTTCTTTATTTGGACAGCCAAATCAATCATTTCTAATTAGCAATAagattatttcaattaatagcaaataataataaaaatcacgtataaattttaatggatATCTCTACATGTGTTGATTTCATTTTGGGTCATTTTTAACAAACCATaaataaacgtttttttaacctttacattttatgtaaactaataaaatattgtattaattataacttgttATAAATACcaacataaacattttttcctcctatatacatatgtaaaataaaaatacaagccAACAAAGAGTTTGAAACTTGTGGCCTTTACTTCCTGCCATAAAGGTTATTATTGATTAAACGTACCTTGATCAATCTAACTCCTACGTTGGAGTTTTgtgtattacatatttaaaaggcattataaaaatccttgacttaatgaatggaaaaacaaaaaattatgagttGTGAGATTCcttaattatttgtaatcaaagttttaaaaaatccattattgaAGGGTGTCACGATTTGAATAGTACTACCTCTTAGAAATATCAAGAATATACTAATTCCatttaagtactttttatatgcaatgtaattatcattttagaatcaatattttttttatttcaactttgaaaagataaataaagaaattaaagatcatttttgtatttctttatcatttatataaaactgcaataatttggaaaaacaataaaGCAGggctataaaattaaaaaaaagaatatgagcttaattttaaaagataattatgaaacaaataGTATTTAAGTAGGAATTAATTTATAGAGATGTGGAAGAGGGTGAAATTCTGGCAAGTgctaaaaacaaataattcatcttttattaatatattacgtAAAATTGTAGGATTGTATGAGGTATCCttgttattttatcaataaaaacgTTACAAATTTTATAGCGCTCCAAAAGGCACCATTTCCCTCATTAATATGTTAGAGTACCGCAATTCACTAATTGAACTAGTTAGGTGAAACCTTCATGGATGAAAATAGTTTGCATTTATTCGTAATTTAGGCgtaattaatgtataaatttaatccTAAAAATCTAGTTTGTTGAGCCATTCTCTAGATAATAGTGCCATTTACCTAAGATTACTCTATCAGACAGCTTTTGCGTCTGATAAAGACACTTTTTTTAAGACTTTGGAAGGAATAAAGCTACTATTTGAAAAGCTAttgaatattcataattttctaCATTTCTAGGTAATCTTGAATTAATTTGTGgtctttttcaaaagaaaaaacgtatagaaaataatctaacaaaatattttatagaagtcaaaatcttcattttaatattttgttatctcattttctcaattaatttgtcGTTGTTATATAAGATATgaagataaaaacattaaaataatttttcctttttttgcatctttactaagttcttttttttttttaaatgtatcaaaatgtaaaataaagaaaatatatattttcggtTTGTAAATTGatcctttaaattatttgagaatgaaatttatttccaaattatcataatatcttatatattttatacagaaatCTTACATTACCATAGAATTTTACAACAAACCACACTTATTCAATTTGAggataaaaaatgatcaaatattttgcatatatcAATTATACAATTCTTTAATCCATAATCAAAAATCAGTTTATCAAATGAtagtggaaaaaaaacaacgttttttaccgttttttctatattaaagaaaacaatTCTCTTTACATACCTATACGTTTTTTTATGGGCCACACAAGAGGACCTCCATGGACAATAACAGTTGAACATTTAcgaatgtaaaatttaatttttagattccAAAGtagacttaaaataaaaaacataatatttttgctttggacttttgttttgttcatttCTGTTTAACCCAGATTTTACAAAATAGTTGAGTCAATTGGAgttgtttgaaaatttaatcaatacttatatttacaCAATGTTAAATTTGCaacaatttctttattcttattaaaaaaattatacaaattacaaattttcataaataataccttaatacagaaaaatataaccaaaaatatatgCGTATATCGTATGATAACAATTTGACTAGATTCTGATGAAGGAAGATAGGTTTGTTTGTTTGCTTGCTTGCTTTCTTGGTTGACTAGAGTTGTGAAGTGGTGAAAGGAGATAGATATAGGTATGTTTCTAATAGAATCCTGGATGCGAATGCTCAATAACACATCTCCTACAAAACTTTTTGACAGATCGATATCCATCTAACGTGACTGGAGAGTCCTGGATATTCAACTGTTGCAGACCACGACAATAGTACGCCACAGTCTGTATCCCCTTATCACCCACCATTTCACAACTCTTGATactcaactttttcaaatttggacAGTGCTCTGCAAGAAGTCGTAGACCTCCATCCGTGATATCACACTTCCCAACATCCAGCGATCGAAGTCGTGTACAGGAACGTGAAATGACTTCAAGTGCACTGTCTGAAATGGATTCGCAACCACGAAGGTTGAGATAGCGGAGTTTGTAGCATAAACGAGCAAGTTGCTTGATCCCGGAGTCACTGATTCGATCGCATTTAGCCACACTTAAATAGCGAAGATTTGGACCCAGTTTGGCGAGTTCGTAGAGAGAAAAGTCTGTAACACGGATGCAATCGGAGATGCTGAGTTCACGTAGGCATAAACAGTATGAGGAAACGGCTTTGATTCCCGCATCTATAAGTAATTGTATCACAAAAACATAATTAGTTAAGATCTACGAATCGTAAATAATAGTCTGAGTAACTACTTTACCTGTTATATTAGAACATCGACGTAAAAACAAATACGTCAACTGAGGACAACTTTCTACAATCATTTTAAGTCCAGAGTCTTCTAAAGAAACACAGTCACTTATATCTAAATATTGGATGTTCAATTGCCGACGCTGAGGTTGAGGTGGGAAATTAGTAACGAGGGTGCGAGGTGAGGGTGGAGGCTGATGGACTGAGATAGTGGAGATCATTTGACAAcctgaaaaatttataataaatattataaaattaaatttttattacatcaagCCTTAaggctctttttttatttgttataattatcatGCGGGAAGGtcagaaggtttttttttttttgacacataaaaaagatttttgtttgaatagaaaaaagCTAGAAAGGAAGTCATAAAAAAGTAGTACtattgagaaatatattttgtactatgaacaataattaaaataattataaatccgcataagccattttttaaaattaaaatttaaataaatcttttcctATCTTTGCATATCTATACTTTTAAAAGTCTGGTAtgtcaatataaaatcaatattaaaatatatatatattttttttacttcttatatacatacagtcaaatatttcatagacatatttgagttaatttttgGGGGCATTAGATAAGATACTCaagagtttttttatagtttagaatgtttatttgaagaaaatctatgaatttttttatcttttgatgtgacaataaatttatatatactaaaagTTCAATTTGCGTCACCTCCAAAAAGAGTTTctttgagtaattaaaaaaaaaaattaaaaaaaatcaattttagtttGCTTTTGTATTCTTGGACTTCAAGTGCTATCCTAAGGACTTAATGAAAGCAATTCCTTTGTTACTGCTTCAAGTTCAACTTCTGCAAAGAGTAGCAGCTTTATTTGGATTATCTTTATGAAAaatctttattacttttgattAAAAGTACCTACAACCAACTAACTACTAATAACAACCAAGCCCTTATCTTTTTCTCTTTACAGGTAAAAGAAATAACCTTATAGACGAACACACATAACAACGTACGTACATACAAAGAACTGAGAAGGAAGGAGGAAAAACACTTATGAcccttgaaaaaatatcaaatttttcttcttattgtgTTGTCTTGAAGCAAAAAAGTAAGGTGGACATCgctttttttaaagtgtcaaTTTGTCAAggacatttacataaaatatataaggtcCTCTATTTTCCTCTCTAAACGGGTCATAAATTCATATTCCTAAAGTCTCTATGAGGCTACGCAATTGCGTGTTCAAcactaattattttcttttaataaaatatgtacctacTAAAGATTTTCCACTTTTTGTAAACTGCCctcaaaatatatcatatatgtatataaaaagccttatataaaataattttaactgcCTGTAAGtcataaatatgtgtatatatacacACGACATGTTTTACTACTGAAAATCTTTTGGGTTGAAGAACAatcaaaggatttatttttattttgaaggaacaaaatttataaatttgaaaaaagaaatccgAATGACGTCCGTTACTAGATGTTAATTTCTTTCAGTTTGATGCCTTAAGTGCATAACTTTAAactcttttctaaaaattaaaattattaccaTAGAATATATGAAAGAGACGCTTACCTGTGACATCCAAATGATCTAATAAATGGCACTTTGATACGAGATCCATGAGTCCCCCGTTTGTAATGTTAATGCAATATTGAATTTCCAGCTCTTTTAAGCCAGGACACCTCCTAGCCACGATGGCCAGTCCACGATCTGTGAGCCTACGACATCCATTGAGGAAAATTTTAACAATGGAGAGCTTTGCGTTTCCTGCAGAGTTTCGTGAGAGGAGACGTAGAATCGTTTTGATACCTAGATCAGCATCCGTGTTCTCTCCAGTCAGAGATATGGCATTCCAAAGGGAAGGATCCCAGGCACAGAAATAAAAGCGTCTATTTACACGTGAGAGTCTCACAATATCATTTGAACTAAGGAAGGAGAGAATTTTGATTAGGAGATCATCTGGAAGATAATCTAAGGAGAGTCTATGATTGGCTAGTGCAGATGGAGGACGGTGGAGGTGCTGATGGTGCTGATTATGCTGATGTAAGTAGGAAGGAGAAATTGCTGCAATATTTCGAGTGACGATATTGCGTTGTCTTTTGAGATCTTGAGCTGGGATCTTTGTAGCACGTACGTCCCATGGATCCGGTGAACTCCGAGCTTCAATACTAGAAGTGGGAGTGGATCCTCTTAGAACTGCATTGTTAGAGGTATTGTTCATGCTATGATAGCCAATGTCAGAGAGTTGAGTTGCGTGATGTGGGACGGACTTGGGAGCTAGGAGGTGTCCACCATAGACGCTGGGAGATAGGCGAGACTCTAAGTTCTTTGAAAAATCGCATCTTGGACTCAGTCGATGTTCCTTGGATCGGAGGAGAATATGATGTGGATCAAGGGGCTTGGAGATTTCAGGAGAGGAGTTGCGTACACTTCCTATAGAGTCAGATTCTGCTGCAGAGGATGAGGCTGAGGAACTCTCCTCGTGACCTCTTCGTGGACCTTCATTATGAATGTCTGCAATCTCTGAAAAAGAACGAAAGATaaacgataattaattatatgataattaacgagagattcaattttttttaaattataaatgaaatttctgTGCTCCCCTCCCCACTTCTCAtagacaaattataattatatatatattttttcttcttgagaAGGAAAAACTAtcgaatatattaaaaaaatgaccagAAATTTTATACCGTGGGTTGATCCCTTAGAACATCTTTCTTTTAAACCTTGTTTTCTGATAACGTAGGGTTCgaaagaagtaatttttatttcaagaaaaaaaaaaaagaacataatatatattggaatgtatttaattttatcttactccgaaaacaaaaaataataataataaaaatctaattttctttttataaaaacattttttaatatatttaataatattacaggAGAGTCtaaagaaattcatatttttaaacatggTTTAAAGCAGATGtaataaaaactctttaaaaatatgtacacttAATTTTATAGGTGGAATGACCTTTCTTACTCAATATTAAGCATTGAAATAtaggtatttttaaaaacttaatgcttcaaaacaaaacattgtcacatatttttttaatttgtaatatacaaaTGATATTGAAACGTAGTTTCCATGGTctatataaaaacttaaaaggtaatttttttacaagggGCATGGTTAAGTTTTTAATTCAGTCTCTTTTAACCTtcaatattatctttttaatgtCAGACATTTAGGTATACAAATCTGGAGATCAAAGTTAACTTATGTATTTTGAAGATTTgcatatgaaataattataaaaatattgaaaaaaaaaaccgatttatgatagaaacaaaaaaaaaaaatttttcattaaaaatttgtgatatatttattcaaaaattctatttatttttttttcattccaaatcACTTAAATTGAagactctaaaaaaataatttcattgggTTCATTACGAATTATAATATACCTCCCCTACTTAATAAAATACCTATAAAATTTGTGGTTTTTGGTTGCaagaatatatgtttaaatacgaTTCTCTAACCacaaaaccttcatttgataaCACTGAATACAATACCGACATATTATGCaaagttttttaacattttattagaaCATACCTTGGAGTTTGTTCCAAATTTCATATCCACCATAGGCTGCAGTAGCCATATTGAATTGGCTacttatttaactaaaaaaaatccccgaataataaatggttatttttcctctaaaataactttaacaatCACTTGCACTATAAAAAACTACACAAATATACACACGGATCAAGGAGTGAATGGTAACTAACGCACATTCTTTAGAATATCTTCATGGTATACCAtctaaggagaagaaaaaacaaaaacgaggGTGAGTGGTATTCTTGGGCGACGACACAGGACGACGCCTGACTCGTTGTTGTTATTTTGGGGGGTTACACATActgtatatatgtgtgtgtgtctATGTCTTTGAC from Lepeophtheirus salmonis chromosome 1, UVic_Lsal_1.4, whole genome shotgun sequence includes these protein-coding regions:
- the LOC121116863 gene encoding uncharacterized protein, which produces MSCYLPVLEKLKRKNIISWKERPVALNERQRSSSVPNVLEEDSNPYYPPFDIVQQSPQFPIPKRDSTGFTITQELGNFPHELSLNIRHNHPTLGLSDVAYQRIHQGHRMHPVQYEKLQLQLQSNPIPSFISPKMNRRQGVLSLGLPDHMNLFKKSRPNTPASTISRSRDADDEFTVDERPSYYDDILNSKHIGSCRSSSGLSSGSHSPNNQYSTPIDSSPPPLAPKGLSIGPPPPVIRFANRNFLNQEIADIHNEGPRRGHEESSSASSSAAESDSIGSVRNSSPEISKPLDPHHILLRSKEHRLSPRCDFSKNLESRLSPSVYGGHLLAPKSVPHHATQLSDIGYHSMNNTSNNAVLRGSTPTSSIEARSSPDPWDVRATKIPAQDLKRQRNIVTRNIAAISPSYLHQHNQHHQHLHRPPSALANHRLSLDYLPDDLLIKILSFLSSNDIVRLSRVNRRFYFCAWDPSLWNAISLTGENTDADLGIKTILRLLSRNSAGNAKLSIVKIFLNGCRRLTDRGLAIVARRCPGLKELEIQYCINITNGGLMDLVSKCHLLDHLDVTGCQMISTISVHQPPPSPRTLVTNFPPQPQRRQLNIQYLDISDCVSLEDSGLKMIVESCPQLTYLFLRRCSNITDAGIKAVSSYCLCLRELSISDCIRVTDFSLYELAKLGPNLRYLSVAKCDRISDSGIKQLARLCYKLRYLNLRGCESISDSALEVISRSCTRLRSLDVGKCDITDGGLRLLAEHCPNLKKLSIKSCEMVGDKGIQTVAYYCRGLQQLNIQDSPVTLDGYRSVKKFCRRCVIEHSHPGFY